A genomic stretch from Dethiosulfovibrio faecalis includes:
- a CDS encoding glutamate synthase-related protein, with amino-acid sequence MRVFIGGIVMSFSPSLSSGFTAARNRSNFISPQSGMCSLCTEECAGTCEIAQAAVLGKLSVYPTTTGSNQIASEKDYPVDFSHFNINGRAFGAVGLDLDCGDAEIFKVNLASEYGYDDKIKLELPVVLPALVKMNWADYFAGAAMSGVTCMVGEDARNKDSRLEIEKGKITSFPMLKEIHDSYYKYHRGFGQMVLQCNVDDHLMGVPEIALDKYGFEALEFKFGQGAKGTQPVNRLKDYDEAVRKVESGNLVMPDPFDPEILALREKGCCPNFYTYGRLPMWTEESMAKRISELRAMGMKNVYFKMAGFDLPDIERVIDMAIENRVDMITFDGAGGGSGYSPSKMMNEWSLPTILLEKAVVDICSKLEKQGKILPAMVMAGGFASEDQLFKSLAFGDGFISGIGVCRASMAAAMTGKKVGDDIKAGNTPELFKKFGNTVNEVFHDLADLRAIYGKEADSFSTGAVGVFSYLNKLGCGLRHFAALNRKFDLKYLDRSDLIPLTYYASDLME; translated from the coding sequence TTGAGAGTTTTTATAGGGGGTATTGTGATGTCCTTTTCACCTAGTTTGAGTTCCGGTTTTACGGCAGCGAGGAACAGAAGTAATTTTATCTCTCCTCAATCTGGAATGTGTTCTTTATGTACGGAGGAATGTGCAGGAACTTGTGAGATCGCTCAGGCCGCGGTTTTAGGAAAGCTGTCTGTCTATCCGACGACTACAGGTTCCAATCAAATAGCGTCGGAAAAAGATTACCCTGTCGATTTTTCTCATTTTAATATAAATGGTCGGGCTTTCGGTGCGGTAGGGCTGGATCTCGATTGCGGAGATGCTGAGATATTCAAGGTTAACTTGGCTTCCGAATATGGCTATGACGATAAAATAAAGCTTGAGCTGCCTGTCGTCCTGCCCGCACTGGTTAAAATGAACTGGGCAGATTACTTTGCCGGAGCTGCCATGTCAGGCGTTACCTGTATGGTAGGGGAAGACGCTAGAAATAAGGACTCCAGGCTTGAAATAGAGAAGGGTAAGATCACCTCGTTTCCCATGCTCAAGGAAATTCACGATAGTTATTATAAATATCACCGGGGTTTCGGTCAGATGGTGCTTCAGTGTAACGTAGACGACCATCTTATGGGAGTTCCCGAGATTGCTCTCGATAAATACGGCTTTGAGGCCCTGGAGTTTAAGTTTGGACAGGGTGCAAAGGGGACTCAGCCGGTTAACAGGCTTAAGGATTATGACGAGGCTGTGAGAAAAGTAGAGAGTGGGAACCTCGTCATGCCAGACCCATTCGATCCTGAAATACTGGCTCTTAGAGAAAAGGGCTGCTGTCCTAATTTCTACACATACGGCAGGCTCCCGATGTGGACCGAAGAGTCCATGGCAAAGAGAATTTCCGAGCTTCGTGCCATGGGTATGAAGAACGTTTACTTTAAGATGGCTGGCTTTGATCTTCCAGATATCGAACGGGTTATCGACATGGCCATTGAAAACAGAGTGGACATGATAACCTTTGACGGTGCTGGTGGCGGTTCGGGTTACAGCCCTTCAAAGATGATGAACGAATGGTCTCTACCGACGATCCTGCTCGAAAAGGCTGTCGTGGATATCTGTTCAAAACTGGAAAAACAGGGCAAGATCCTTCCTGCCATGGTAATGGCCGGTGGTTTCGCCAGTGAAGATCAGCTTTTCAAGTCCCTCGCGTTTGGAGACGGATTTATAAGCGGCATCGGTGTCTGCCGTGCCTCTATGGCAGCTGCCATGACGGGAAAGAAAGTTGGAGATGATATAAAAGCGGGCAATACGCCGGAGCTTTTCAAAAAGTTCGGTAACACCGTTAACGAGGTGTTCCATGATCTGGCGGACCTGAGGGCAATATACGGAAAGGAAGCGGATAGTTTTTCCACCGGAGCCGTTGGGGTTTTCTCCTATCTCAACAAGCTAGGCTGCGGTCTGAGACATTTTGCAGCCTTAAATCGTAAGTTTGATCTTAAATATCTGGATAGAAGCGACCTGATCCCTCTTACGTACTATGCAAGCGATCTAATGGAATAA
- a CDS encoding ABC transporter substrate-binding protein — protein sequence MFNTFKAGAFVRFISSVLLTVFISASCAWAGDRLDDIVKRGEMVVAVGDFENEPFFFVDDGDLVGFDVDLGRMIAEEIGVDVRFVRVPWDGLIALAWYSRYPWSRYDMAIASITIRQSRARACDFSDWYFYTGQKLLVREGDGYETPLDLEGKTIAVMAGSTGYETAKRDLAAQTVVMDSPQETVDALRAGKVDGALSDATIVISAANKYDGLIALEGMVTTERYGVVFPKGEEALRKVVDSVVVEARRTLYDKWFR from the coding sequence ATGTTCAATACGTTTAAAGCGGGTGCCTTTGTGCGGTTTATATCCTCGGTTTTGTTGACGGTTTTTATCTCCGCCTCCTGCGCTTGGGCCGGAGACAGACTGGACGATATAGTAAAACGGGGCGAGATGGTTGTGGCTGTCGGCGATTTCGAGAACGAGCCGTTTTTCTTCGTCGATGATGGCGATCTCGTCGGTTTCGACGTCGATCTGGGCAGGATGATAGCGGAGGAAATCGGGGTGGACGTCCGCTTCGTCAGGGTTCCATGGGACGGTCTGATAGCCCTGGCCTGGTACAGCCGTTACCCCTGGAGTCGTTACGATATGGCGATCGCCAGCATAACCATAAGGCAGAGTCGAGCCAGAGCCTGCGATTTCTCGGACTGGTATTTCTACACGGGACAGAAGCTTTTGGTCAGAGAGGGTGACGGTTACGAGACCCCTCTCGATCTGGAGGGGAAGACCATCGCGGTGATGGCCGGTTCCACCGGCTATGAGACGGCCAAGAGGGATCTGGCTGCCCAGACGGTGGTTATGGATAGCCCTCAGGAGACCGTCGATGCCCTAAGGGCCGGGAAGGTCGACGGTGCTCTCTCCGATGCCACCATAGTGATCTCTGCGGCTAATAAGTACGACGGATTGATCGCTCTCGAGGGAATGGTTACCACCGAGAGATACGGGGTGGTGTTTCCCAAAGGGGAGGAGGCTCTTAGGAAGGTGGTCGACTCCGTGGTGGTTGAGGCTCGGAGGACCCTATACGATAAATGGTTTCGTTGA
- a CDS encoding sodium-dependent transporter, with amino-acid sequence MKDESSRGEWSSKIGFILAAAGSAIGLGSIWRFPYIAGQSGGAAFVAVYLVLVFSIGISLMMAEIVIGKKGKLNAVGSFGKLGGRRWSLVGWGGVVAAFVILSYYGVIGGWTIAYIFKSFFGLMEVTGAGEVARVFQDFISSGTQMVFFQCLFMGATVFVVFRGVSGGIERLCTFCMPALFVLMLLLIGRSVTLPGAMEGVAFFLKPDFSKVTGEVFLSALGQAFFSLSLGIGAMIIYGSYLPEDSDIPKSSLQICFLTFLISLMAGLIIFPSLFAFGMEPGAGAGLTFITLPVVFSKMPGGVLWSASFFVLFFFAALTSSVSLLEVAVSYLIDSLGWARRRATIFLGCLITLVGIPSALSQGAARINVFGLSFLDAADFFASNLIMPIVGFLISVFLGWVVPSVAEEGITNEGTRPFGGKRIWLFILRFVAPICILVIFVAGLKW; translated from the coding sequence GTGAAGGATGAATCGTCCAGGGGCGAATGGAGCAGTAAGATCGGTTTCATTCTTGCAGCCGCAGGTTCCGCCATAGGGTTGGGAAGTATCTGGAGGTTTCCCTATATCGCGGGGCAATCGGGAGGCGCTGCTTTCGTGGCGGTCTATCTCGTCCTCGTCTTTTCGATCGGGATCTCCCTGATGATGGCGGAGATAGTCATAGGCAAAAAGGGAAAGCTAAACGCCGTAGGATCCTTCGGTAAGCTGGGCGGACGGAGATGGTCTCTGGTCGGTTGGGGAGGCGTCGTGGCGGCTTTCGTCATATTATCCTACTACGGTGTCATAGGAGGATGGACCATAGCCTATATCTTCAAGTCCTTTTTCGGGCTTATGGAGGTTACCGGTGCCGGTGAGGTCGCCAGGGTCTTTCAGGATTTCATATCCAGCGGGACTCAGATGGTCTTTTTCCAATGTCTCTTCATGGGGGCGACCGTGTTCGTCGTTTTTCGAGGGGTCAGCGGAGGTATCGAGAGACTCTGTACCTTCTGTATGCCGGCCTTGTTCGTCCTGATGCTGCTTTTGATAGGGAGATCGGTTACCTTGCCGGGAGCCATGGAGGGGGTCGCCTTTTTTCTAAAGCCCGACTTCAGCAAGGTCACCGGTGAGGTCTTCCTTTCCGCTCTCGGACAGGCTTTCTTCTCGCTCTCCCTCGGTATCGGGGCCATGATAATCTACGGCAGCTATCTTCCCGAGGATTCGGACATCCCCAAGTCCAGCCTCCAGATTTGCTTCCTCACCTTTCTGATCTCCCTGATGGCCGGTCTGATAATATTTCCCTCTCTCTTTGCCTTCGGAATGGAACCAGGGGCCGGGGCCGGACTGACCTTCATAACATTGCCGGTGGTCTTCTCCAAGATGCCCGGGGGAGTGCTTTGGTCGGCGTCCTTCTTCGTATTGTTCTTCTTCGCGGCTCTGACCTCGTCGGTGTCCCTTCTCGAGGTGGCTGTGTCCTATCTCATCGACAGTCTAGGCTGGGCGAGGCGGAGGGCGACGATCTTTTTGGGATGTCTTATAACTTTGGTCGGAATCCCATCCGCCCTATCCCAGGGGGCGGCGAGGATAAACGTTTTCGGGCTTTCCTTTCTGGACGCAGCCGATTTTTTCGCCTCTAATCTGATAATGCCGATCGTCGGGTTCCTCATCTCCGTTTTTCTCGGTTGGGTCGTCCCCTCGGTCGCGGAAGAAGGCATCACCAACGAAGGAACCAGGCCGTTCGGAGGAAAGAGGATCTGGCTTTTCATCCTCCGTTTCGTGGCTCCGATATGTATACTGGTCATCTTCGTGGCCGGGCTTAAATGGTAG
- a CDS encoding DNA-3-methyladenine glycosylase I, whose translation MKDIFRCPWCGEDPLYVDYHDREWGVPLRDDRALFELLCLEGAQAGLSWITVLKKREAYRRVFDRFDPGAVARYGQRRIDEILTERGIIRNRLKVRSVVENARVFLALQEREGSFSEYLWGFVDGRPIENRWNSISQVPAETDLSRRISRDMKKRGFRFVGPVIIYSLIQSAGLVNDHLVDCFRHGECSKMQ comes from the coding sequence GTGAAAGATATCTTTCGGTGCCCATGGTGCGGGGAAGATCCCCTCTACGTCGATTATCACGACAGAGAATGGGGTGTGCCTCTGAGGGATGACAGGGCGCTTTTCGAGCTTTTGTGTCTCGAGGGGGCTCAGGCTGGTCTCAGCTGGATAACGGTTCTCAAGAAAAGGGAGGCGTACCGAAGGGTTTTCGATCGGTTTGATCCTGGGGCGGTGGCCCGTTACGGCCAGCGACGGATAGACGAGATCCTGACGGAGCGAGGGATAATAAGAAACAGGCTCAAGGTCCGATCGGTCGTGGAAAACGCCAGGGTTTTTCTGGCTTTGCAGGAAAGGGAGGGGAGCTTCTCCGAGTATCTATGGGGTTTCGTCGACGGAAGGCCTATAGAGAATCGATGGAACTCTATCTCACAGGTCCCGGCAGAGACGGATCTGTCCAGGAGGATCTCCAGGGATATGAAGAAAAGGGGATTCCGCTTCGTCGGTCCCGTCATAATCTATTCCTTGATCCAGTCGGCAGGCTTGGTCAACGACCACCTAGTGGATTGTTTTCGACATGGGGAATGTTCTAAGATGCAGTAA
- a CDS encoding right-handed parallel beta-helix repeat-containing protein — MSIKLRSFLSSLAASICVLCLFGLIETSEGTIIYVKAGSSGDGSSWGAASSDLTAILDGAVSGDEVWVAAGTYRPDAASRDVYFTLKDGVGLYGGFAGTETDLSQRDPATNETILNGGDLSYHVVYSGPGVTASAILDGFTVTGGKANDPTVDNQDVGGGMFNVDSSPTVSNCTFRDNNGRNNGGAMFNYRASPTVTNCTFSGNLASNYHGGAMYNLQGSPTVRGCTFSDNWTKERGGAIYNDGESPTVTDCTFSDNRALTESGGALYSSGGTPSVTGCTFSGNSAAGDGGGMSNASGAATVSACTFSGNSARCGGGISNASGTVTVSACTFSGNSASVCGGGISSNGGTDEVMNCTFADNSTVGNGGGLYALGSVATVKNCTFSGNGALVGRGMCQSGGTLTATNSVLWGPDATAGQLFSAGSAVTTITYSVTDWADTGNVEADPRLGPLAANGGSTKTCALLAGSSALNSGTSIGAPATDQRGVARPQGLSFDMGAYEAEPTPVPPPAPTPTPTPEPTPTPTPTPEPEPEPVPEPIPVQPSLTPILSSDVILPRSDRVTVAVPIIVEISGDATEQERTDRLMEALRRALVPEPLIEDLVPLLAIDDTGQVYIKGEAMDGLLPLSTDMEIKEGTSGLSLPFFRALIQARAQDQATNEPTTAVVFFQIPDCFRGKSSDLLQIVKVLSSDMVLPYSRVYDLSDLTDGCFAVLDTEATSVGPEVKGAISGDDTVSDRCVVAMALSDGGSFDLDGREDGGVTDPAFMIEGVRREKTPSSGGGGCSVGHIGGWAIFMVLPLLVFVKK, encoded by the coding sequence TTGTCCATTAAATTAAGATCTTTTTTATCGTCGTTGGCTGCATCGATCTGTGTCCTTTGTCTTTTCGGTCTGATCGAGACCTCCGAGGGAACGATCATATACGTCAAGGCCGGTTCGTCGGGAGACGGATCCTCCTGGGGCGCCGCCAGCTCCGACCTGACCGCAATCCTGGACGGCGCCGTAAGCGGAGACGAGGTGTGGGTGGCAGCCGGGACCTATCGGCCCGATGCTGCGTCTCGAGACGTATACTTTACGCTCAAGGACGGAGTCGGCCTCTACGGCGGCTTCGCAGGCACGGAAACGGACCTCAGCCAGAGGGACCCGGCGACGAATGAGACGATTCTGAACGGCGGGGATCTCAGCTACCACGTCGTCTACTCCGGTCCGGGCGTGACAGCCTCGGCGATCCTGGACGGCTTCACCGTCACCGGCGGCAAAGCCAACGATCCGACCGTCGACAACCAGGACGTCGGCGGCGGGATGTTCAACGTCGACTCCAGCCCCACCGTCTCCAACTGCACCTTCCGCGACAACAACGGGAGAAACAACGGCGGCGCCATGTTCAACTACAGGGCAAGCCCGACGGTGACGAACTGCACCTTCTCGGGAAACCTGGCCTCCAACTACCACGGCGGTGCGATGTACAATTTGCAGGGCTCCCCGACGGTGAGGGGCTGCACCTTCTCGGACAACTGGACCAAGGAAAGGGGCGGAGCCATCTACAACGACGGGGAAAGCCCGACGGTGACGGACTGTACCTTTTCGGACAACAGAGCGCTCACTGAAAGCGGCGGGGCGCTGTACAGCAGCGGCGGCACGCCGTCTGTGACGGGCTGCACCTTCTCGGGTAACAGCGCCGCCGGCGACGGAGGCGGGATGTCCAACGCCAGCGGCGCCGCGACGGTGAGTGCCTGCACCTTCTCGGGCAACAGCGCTAGATGCGGAGGCGGGATATCCAACGCCAGCGGCACCGTGACGGTGAGTGCCTGCACCTTCTCGGGCAACAGCGCCTCCGTCTGCGGAGGCGGGATATCCAGCAACGGCGGCACCGATGAGGTGATGAACTGCACCTTTGCAGACAACAGCACTGTCGGCAACGGCGGCGGGCTATACGCCCTGGGGAGCGTCGCGACGGTGAAAAACTGCACCTTCTCGGGCAACGGCGCCCTGGTCGGCAGGGGGATGTGCCAATCTGGCGGCACCCTCACGGCGACCAACTCCGTCCTCTGGGGGCCGGACGCCACGGCGGGCCAGCTTTTCAGCGCCGGAAGCGCGGTCACGACCATCACCTACTCGGTGACGGATTGGGCCGACACTGGCAACGTCGAGGCCGATCCCAGGCTAGGTCCCCTGGCGGCCAACGGGGGGTCCACCAAGACCTGCGCCCTGTTGGCGGGAAGCTCGGCTCTTAACTCCGGTACCTCCATCGGTGCTCCTGCCACGGACCAACGTGGCGTAGCCAGGCCCCAGGGGCTCTCCTTCGACATGGGGGCCTACGAGGCGGAGCCGACTCCGGTCCCTCCTCCCGCTCCGACGCCGACGCCTACGCCGGAACCGACTCCGACCCCTACGCCGACTCCAGAGCCGGAGCCCGAACCTGTGCCGGAGCCCATACCGGTTCAACCCTCTTTGACGCCGATTCTGTCCTCTGACGTGATCCTGCCCAGGTCGGACCGGGTGACCGTGGCTGTTCCCATAATCGTCGAAATATCCGGCGACGCCACGGAGCAGGAAAGGACGGATCGGCTGATGGAGGCCCTGAGAAGGGCCCTGGTCCCGGAGCCCCTTATAGAGGATCTGGTTCCCCTTCTGGCCATAGACGATACGGGGCAGGTCTATATAAAAGGCGAAGCCATGGACGGGCTTTTGCCCCTATCCACCGATATGGAGATAAAGGAAGGGACCTCCGGTCTGTCTCTGCCCTTTTTCAGGGCCCTGATCCAGGCCAGGGCCCAGGACCAGGCTACGAACGAGCCGACAACGGCTGTGGTGTTCTTCCAGATCCCGGACTGCTTCAGGGGTAAGAGCTCCGACCTGCTACAGATAGTGAAGGTGCTCTCCTCCGATATGGTTCTGCCCTACTCCAGGGTCTACGATCTGTCGGATCTCACCGACGGATGCTTCGCCGTGTTGGATACCGAGGCGACCTCGGTGGGACCTGAGGTCAAAGGAGCTATTTCTGGGGACGATACTGTCTCGGACCGATGCGTCGTGGCCATGGCTCTCTCCGACGGTGGCAGCTTCGACCTGGACGGCAGGGAGGACGGCGGCGTGACCGACCCGGCCTTCATGATAGAGGGCGTAAGGAGAGAAAAGACCCCTTCCTCGGGAGGTGGCGGCTGTTCGGTGGGGCACATCGGCGGATGGGCTATCTTCATGGTCCTGCCTCTGCTTGTGTTCGTGAAGAAATAA
- a CDS encoding right-handed parallel beta-helix repeat-containing protein, which produces MSVMRKSSFLALFFLSIIWALSFPWISEGTVIYVKPGGGGDGSSWASASSDLTAILDSAVSGDEIWVAAGTYRPHTVSRDVYFTLKDGVGLYGGFAGTESLRSQRDPVANVTILSGGNLSYHVVYAGPGVSASTVVDGFTVAYGKANGSSGSYQGERGGMFNQNSSPKVINCIFNNNESNTVGGGMYNLQGNPTVIGCSFGLNQSILNHGGGMCNIIANTTVTSCTFYNNIAGQNGGGMYNEGGEVTITDSSFSSNGANLSGGGMFNQGTISTVINNCTFSGNSAAGDGGGIFSVFSSSTLKNCTFSGNHANNGGGTYAAGGSFTMTNCTFSANTATTNGHGACNNSSTFTLTNCILWGSGTTVGQITNSGGTPTFAYSVTDQVGTGNTSADPRLGPLAANGGSTKTCALLAGSSALNSGTSIGAPATDQRGVARPQGLSFDMGAYEAEPTPVPPPAPTPTPTPEPTPTPTPTPEPEPEPVPEPIPVQPSLTPILSSDMILPRSNRITVAVPIIVEISGDATEQEKTDRLREALRRALVPEPLIEDLVPLLAIDGTGQVYIKGEAMDGLLPLSTDMEIKEGISGLSLPFFRTLIQAMAQDQATNEPTTAVVFFQIPDCFRGKSSDLLQIVKVLSSDMVLPYSRVYDLSDLTDGCFAVLDTEATSAGPEVRGAISGDDTVSDRRVVAMALSDGGSFDLDGREDSGVTDPAFMIEGVRKEKTPSLGGGGCSVGHIGGLDIFMVLPLLVFVKK; this is translated from the coding sequence ATGTCCGTGATGCGAAAAAGTAGCTTCTTAGCGTTGTTTTTTCTCTCAATTATCTGGGCTCTATCATTTCCGTGGATCTCCGAGGGGACGGTCATCTACGTCAAACCGGGAGGGGGCGGAGACGGATCCTCCTGGGCCTCCGCCAGCTCGGACCTGACCGCGATCTTGGACAGTGCCGTAAGTGGAGACGAGATATGGGTGGCGGCTGGAACCTATCGGCCCCATACAGTGTCTCGAGACGTATACTTTACGCTCAAGGACGGAGTCGGCCTCTACGGAGGATTTGCAGGCACGGAATCTCTTCGCAGCCAGCGTGACCCGGTGGCAAACGTGACGATCCTGAGCGGAGGAAATCTGAGCTATCACGTAGTATACGCAGGGCCGGGTGTTAGCGCATCGACGGTTGTCGATGGCTTCACAGTCGCTTACGGTAAGGCTAACGGTTCTTCAGGGAGTTACCAGGGCGAGCGCGGAGGGATGTTTAACCAAAACTCCAGTCCTAAAGTAATTAATTGTATATTCAATAACAATGAGAGCAATACTGTCGGAGGGGGCATGTACAACCTTCAAGGGAACCCCACCGTGATTGGTTGTTCCTTTGGGCTAAACCAATCCATATTGAATCACGGTGGAGGCATGTGTAACATTATTGCCAATACGACCGTGACAAGCTGTACCTTCTACAATAACATCGCGGGACAAAACGGCGGTGGAATGTACAACGAAGGAGGAGAGGTCACGATAACAGACTCTTCTTTTTCCTCCAACGGAGCCAACCTCAGCGGAGGTGGAATGTTCAACCAAGGCACCATTTCCACTGTCATCAACAACTGCACTTTTTCGGGCAACTCCGCAGCAGGTGACGGAGGGGGTATCTTCAGCGTTTTTTCATCTTCAACGCTAAAAAACTGCACCTTTTCTGGAAACCACGCAAACAACGGCGGAGGGACATACGCCGCCGGTGGTTCTTTTACGATGACGAACTGCACCTTTTCGGCAAACACGGCTACCACCAACGGCCATGGAGCATGCAACAATAGTTCCACCTTTACTTTGACCAACTGTATCCTCTGGGGCTCAGGTACCACTGTAGGCCAGATAACCAACAGCGGAGGAACGCCGACCTTCGCCTACTCGGTGACGGACCAGGTTGGGACGGGCAACACGTCTGCCGATCCCAGGCTCGGGCCCCTGGCGGCCAACGGGGGGTCCACCAAGACCTGCGCCCTTCTGGCGGGAAGCTCGGCTCTTAACTCCGGTACCTCCATCGGTGCTCCTGCCACGGACCAACGTGGCGTAGCCAGGCCCCAGGGGCTCTCCTTCGACATGGGGGCCTACGAGGCGGAGCCGACTCCGGTCCCTCCTCCCGCTCCGACGCCTACGCCTACGCCGGAACCGACTCCGACCCCTACGCCGACTCCAGAGCCGGAGCCCGAACCTGTGCCGGAGCCCATACCGGTTCAGCCCTCTTTGACGCCGATTCTGTCCTCTGACATGATCCTGCCCAGGTCGAACCGGATCACCGTGGCGGTTCCCATAATCGTCGAAATATCCGGCGACGCCACGGAACAGGAAAAGACGGACCGACTGAGGGAGGCCCTGAGAAGGGCCCTAGTCCCGGAGCCCCTTATAGAGGACCTGGTTCCCCTTCTGGCCATAGACGGCACGGGACAGGTCTATATAAAAGGCGAAGCCATGGACGGGCTTCTTCCCCTATCCACCGACATGGAGATAAAGGAAGGTATCTCCGGTCTGTCTCTGCCCTTTTTCAGGACCCTGATCCAGGCCATGGCCCAGGACCAGGCTACGAACGAGCCGACAACGGCGGTGGTGTTCTTCCAGATCCCGGACTGCTTCAGGGGTAAAAGCTCCGATCTGTTACAGATAGTTAAGGTGCTCTCCTCCGATATGGTTCTGCCCTACTCCAGGGTCTACGATCTGTCGGATCTCACCGACGGTTGCTTCGCGGTTCTGGATACCGAGGCGACCTCGGCGGGCCCTGAGGTCAGGGGAGCTATTTCTGGGGACGATACTGTCTCGGACCGTCGCGTCGTGGCCATGGCCCTCTCCGACGGTGGCAGCTTCGACCTGGACGGCAGGGAGGACAGCGGCGTGACCGACCCGGCCTTCATGATAGAGGGGGTAAGGAAGGAAAAGACCCCTTCCTTGGGAGGTGGCGGCTGTTCGGTGGGGCACATCGGCGGATTGGATATCTTCATGGTCCTGCCTCTGCTTGTGTTCGTGAAAAAATAA